The Luteitalea sp. genomic interval GTTACAAACGCCAGCATAATGAAGGAGCCCCAATGAAGGGACAGCCCAACGCGCCCAGCGAGCGCCCGGACGAAACGGCACGAGCAGCAACACCAACTGCGCGACGGCAACGGTGAGCCAGGCGCCTCCAGCGAGCTTCAGCAAAGCCATGATAAGGATTTGGAACGGCGCTGGCACCTCAGACCAAGGCATGCCGACTGCGACGGCGTGATAGGGCATGAACTCGCTGCGGAAAAGAAACATGACTCCCCACACAGCCGGTGCTGCCATTGCAACGAGATAGCACCAAAACGCGATCTTGGATTTCGTGCTCACCGCGAAGCCCTCCCTTGAGTTGTGTGGGGGGATAAGGTTCGGCTTCGGACTCCATTCTTCTATACCAGAACCCGCCGACCTGCATTGAGCGCATTATCGACGGCGCGTTCGGCGAACGCGCCCTACCACCACCAAAGGTAGGGACGCCTCGCCGAGGCGTCCGCGTCACGCACTCGAGGAAGACCTATGCCTCGCTCCAAGTCTGGCGAGCTGCCGGCGGGTACGCTGTCACCGCTCATGGTACGACTCATTCACGCGGCCCAGTGTGACGCCGACACCGGCCTCGCCGTTGAACGGCGCGGGCAGCGCAGGCGGAAGCTGATCTCGAAGAGGAAGACGCGAAACTGTCGGTCTCTCGTCGGCAGTTGACACCAGCGTGCGGCGAATTCGCGTGGCAGTAGGAAACATCTCAACGCTCGCCATCAAGGATCCGAATGAGCGCCTCGGCGTTCCCGAGCGCGTCGTGCACGGGATGGTGGTCGTGCTTCGTTCGTCGCAACCGCTTCCACTTCTGAGTGCTCCGAAAATCGCCCACCAGCCCGGCGTAGAAGTCGGCAATGCGCCGCCCGGAATACCCGAACGGATTCTCACCGAAGTAGCGCCAGAAGTAGAAGTTGATCCACTGGAAGTCGTACGCCGGGTTGTCTGAAACGAACACGACGGGCATCCGAGGGGTGAGCCATTCCCGGAACTGCCGGAACGTATCCTCAGAGCAACCGACACCGTGAAATGTCTCGACCCGGCCCTCCCGGAGGGCGTTCACGTCAACAGCACCGAACTCCGTCATGTCGCCTACGGAGGGCGCGCCGACGCCGAAAGGAGCTTCGCAGTCAACGACGATCAGATTCCCCATGGCTCCTTACCAGCGATCCTCGAGCACGGCTTGTGAAACCGTTCGCAACGCTCCGCTAGGTAGTGCTGCCGGCAGCTCGCGTTCCCTGTCGTATCGAGTGCCATCAATCCGGATACTGTCGAGCCCTGCGCGCACTCCGCCACGGCGTCACACACCTGCGCCAGGTCACAGGAGCGTCGAAAGGAGCGCTGGCGCCGGGGCGACGCGGATGCCGTCCGGCGTCAGATAGTCCTTCCGGCCCCGCACCGACACCTGCCACGCGTCACACGCGGGCCAGCGCCCCTTCAGGTATTTCAGCGGTGGCGCCACGACCTCATCGGCCAGCTTGCATTCCACCATCAGCACGGGCGTCCGTCGGTCGACAACGACGAAGTCCACTTCGCGCCCGGCGACGTCGCGGAAGTAGCGAAGATCGAGGTCGCGGCCCTGCGCGTCCTGCTGGTAGTGGACCCACTTGAGCAGATGCGAGGCGACCAGGTTCTCGAACCGGGCCCCCTCGTCTTGCACGAGCGACCAGTCGAAGTGATAGTGCTTTTGCGCTTTGCGAATCGACCGCAACCGCGGACTGCCGAACGGCGACACCCGGAAGATCGCGTAGAGCCGCTCGAGGATCGCCAGCCAGGTCGCGACCGTCTTGTGATTGACCTGTAGGTCCTCGCGGAGGCTGTTCACCGAGAGCATCGAGCCCACGCGCGCCGGGAGCGCGAGCACCAACTGTTCCAGCGTGCCGAGATCGTGGACCCGCTCCAGGCTTGTGATCTCGTCCTGAACCAGGCGGGTTCGATATTCGCGCGACCAGCGGCGGGCCTCCACCTGCGAGCCACTGAGGAAGGGCTCTGGAAAGCCACCCAGCGTGAGCAGCGTCTCGAGGTCGGCCGCGGATGAGAGGCCGAGCTCCGCCCACGAGAACGGGTGCAGCCGCAGGGCGTGATACCGGCCCTGGAGGGACTCGCCGCCATAGCGATAGTAGTCGAGCCGCGCGCTTCCGGTGACGAGCATCCGCTG includes:
- a CDS encoding AAA family ATPase, translating into MVFVSGPRQVGKTTMALDMAGGNDGYLNWDVAEHRERLLTRELPPTPLWIFDEIHKYRRWRNFLKGLYDSRRSGQRMLVTGSARLDYYRYGGESLQGRYHALRLHPFSWAELGLSSAADLETLLTLGGFPEPFLSGSQVEARRWSREYRTRLVQDEITSLERVHDLGTLEQLVLALPARVGSMLSVNSLREDLQVNHKTVATWLAILERLYAIFRVSPFGSPRLRSIRKAQKHYHFDWSLVQDEGARFENLVASHLLKWVHYQQDAQGRDLDLRYFRDVAGREVDFVVVDRRTPVLMVECKLADEVVAPPLKYLKGRWPACDAWQVSVRGRKDYLTPDGIRVAPAPALLSTLL